CTCGGCGACATCGGGCTGCCGGTCATCGTGGCCGCCTTCGTCATCTCGGTGCTGCTGCGGGTCGCCCAGGGCTCGGCGACGGTCGCCCTGACCACCGCCGCCGGGCTGATGGCCCCGGTGGTGGAGGCCACCGACGGGTTGTCCTCGGTCGACCTCGCGCTGATCGTCATCGCGATCGCCGGCGGCGCCACCGTGCTCTCGCACGTCAACGACTCCGGGTTCTGGCTGGTCAGCCGCTTCTTCCAGATGGACGAGAAGACGACGCTCAAGACCTGGACGGTGATGGAGACGCTGCTCGGCACCATCGGCTTCGTCCTGGCCCTGGTGCTCGGCTTCTTCCTCTGACGCCGCACTCCCTGTCCGCCGGGCGTCCCCGGGGCCACGATGGCCCTCCGGGGCCGACCGGGGCCGCGACGGAGCGGGGAGGGGCTGTCATGAGGGGTGCCGGACGGGCCGCGGTGGCCGGGCTCGGGGCGGTCGCGGCGGTGGCCGCCCGCGACCTGCTGCAGCGGGAGCACACGCTGCTGCGCAACTTCCCGGTGCTCGGGCACGCCCGCTACCTGCTGGAGTCGATCGGGCCGGAGCTGCGGCAGTACCTGGTGGCCGGCGACAACGAGGAGCGGCCCTTCACCCGCGACCAGCGCCGGTGGGTCTACGCGTCGGCCAAGCGCGAGAACAACTACTTCGGCTTCGGCACCGACAACGACCTCGAGTACACCGCCGGGTACGCGGTCATCAACCACCGCACCTTCGGCCGCGCCGTCCCGCCGTCGCACCCGGCGTCGGCCGCCGACGTCTCCCTGCCCTCGGCGAAGGTGCTCGGCGGCCCGCGCGGCCGGGCCCACGCGTTCCGCCCGGCGTCGGTGGTCAACGTCTCCGCGATGAGCTTCGGCTCGCTGTCCGGGGCGGCCGTCGAGGCGCTGAACCGCGGTGCGGCCCTGGCCGGGTGCCTGCACAACACCGGCGAGGGCGGGCTGTCGGTCCACCACCGGCACGGCGGCGACCTGGTCCTGCAGCTCGGCACCGCCTACTTCGGCTGCCGCGACGAGGAGGGCCGCTTCGACCTCGGCCGGCTGCGCGACCTGGTGGCCGGCGCCCCGGTGCGGGCGGTGGAGATCAAGCTCAGCCAGGGCGCCAAGCCGGGGCTGGGCGGCGTGCTCCCGGCGGCGAAGGTGTCCGCCGAGATCGCCGCGGCCCGCGGGGTGCGCGAGGGGGTCGACTGCGTGAGCCCGTCGCGGCACGCGGAGTTCAGCGACGTCGATAGCCTGCTGGACTGGGTGGAGCTGCTCGCCGCCGAGACGGGTCTGCCGGTGGGCATCAAGTCCGCCGTCGGCGACATGGCGTTCTGGGACGAGCTCACCGAGCTGATGGCCACGACCGGCCGCGGCGTCGACTTCGTGACCGTCGACGGTGGCGAGGGCGGCACCGGCGCCGCGCCGCTGATCTTCACCGACTCGGTGTCCCTGCCGTTCCAGCTCGGCTTCGCGCGGGTCTACGCGGCCTTCGCGCGGCGCGGCCTGGCCGAGCAGGTGACCTTCACGGGCGGGGGCAAGCTCGGCCTGCCGGACAACGCCGTCGTCGCCTTCGCCCTCGGCTGCGACACGGTCAACGTCGCCCGCGAGGCGATGCTGGCGATCGGCTGCATCCAGGCGCAGAAGTGCCACACCGACACCTGCCCGACCGGCGTCGCCACCCAGAACGCGTGGCTCGCGCACGGCCTGGACCCGGCGCTGAAGTCGGTGCGGCTGGCCAACTACCTGGCCACGCTGCGCCGGGACCTGCTCAAGGTCGCCGAGGCCTGCGGCGTCGAGCACCCCGGGCTCATCGACACCGGCTCGGTGGAGATCCTCGACGGGCGCACCGCGTCGACGCCGCTCGGGGACGTGTACGGCTACGAGCCCGGCTGGGGGCTGCCCTCGGCCGCCGACCGGGCGGAGATCGTCCGGATCATGACGGCGGAGGACAGCCCCCAGGGCGGTGCCGCGGCCCCGTCCGAGGACGCCGCGGGCTGAGGGGAGGACCCCCTTCTCCCCACCCCTCGCACGCTCGGGGCGGTGCCCTGGAGGGGGCCGGGGTCCTCCCTCAGGGGTTGCCGCGGAGGAGGTCCTCGAAGGAGGGGACGTCGGCGAACGGGTCGGCCGGGCGGGCCGAGGCCGGCCGGCCGGTGACGACGTCGGCCAGCTCGCCGGCCGCGCGGGCGATCCGCCCGGCCAGCTCCCGGCTGGTGCCGTCCCCGCCGGCCCAGTCCTCCGGGGCCGCGAAGACCGCCGTCGGCACGGTGATCGCTCGCAGGTGGCTGAACAGCGGCCGCATCGCGTGCTCGAGCACCAGCGAGTGCCGCGCCGTGCCGGCGGTGGCCGCGAGCAGCACCGGCTTGCCGGTGAGCGCCCCCTCGTCGAGCACGTCGACGAAGGACTTGAACAGCCCGCTGTAGGAGGCGGTGAACACCGGGGTCACGGCGAGGACGCCGTCGGCGCCGGTCACCGTCCCGACCGCCGCGCGCAGCGCCGCGTTCGGGAAGCCGGTGACGAACGCGTCGGCCAGGTCGCGGGCGTGCTCGCGCAGCTCGACGACCTCGACGACGGCGTCCTCGCCGCGCTCGCGCAGGGCCGCGACGGTCGCCGTCGCCAGCCGGTCGGCCAGCAGCCGGGTCGACGACGGGACGCCCAGCCCGGCGCTCACCACGGCGAGGGTGCGGGTGGTCATGCCGAGACCTCCTCCACGGTGCGCCCGGTGACGTCGTCGGCCGGGGCGGGGACGGTGCTGTCCTGCGCGCCGCCGCGGGCGGCCACCCGCGAGGCGTGGGTGGGCGCGTCGGGCACGTGCGCGGGCTTGAGCGCGGCGAACTCGCGGCGCAGCACCGGCACGACCTCCTCGCCCAGGAGGTCGAGCTGCTCGAGCACGGTCGTGAGCGGCAGCCCGGCGTGGTCGACGAGGAACAGCTGCCGCTGGTAGTCACCGACGTAGTCGCGGAATCCCAGGGTGCGCTCGATGACCTGCTGCGGGCTGCCGACGGTCAGCGGCGTCTCGCGGGAGAAGTCCTCCAGCGAGGGGCCGTGGCCGTAGACCGGCGCGTTGTCGAAGTAGGGCCGGAACTCCCGGACGGCGTCCTGGCTGTTCCTCCGCACGAACACCTGCCCGCCCAGGCCCACGATCGCCTGGTCGGCGCTGCCGTGGCCGTGGTGCTCGAAGCGGGAGCGGTAGAACTCCACCATCCGCTGCGTGTGCTCCTCGGGCCAGAAGATGTGGTTGGAGAAGAAGCCGTCGCCGTAATAGGCGGCCTGCTCGGCGATCTGCGGGGAGCGGATCGAGCCGTGCCAGACGAAGGGCGGGACGCCGTCCAGCGGGCGCGGCGTGGAGGTGAAGCCCTGCAGCGGCGTGCGGTACCGGCCGGACCAGTCGACGACGTCGGAGTCCCACAGCCGGCGCAGCAGCGCGTAGTTCTCCACCGCCAGGGGGATGCCGTTGCGGATGTCCTGGCCGAACCACGGGTAGACCGGGCCGGTGTTGCCGCGGCCCATCATCAGGTCGACGCGGCCGCCGGCGAGGTGCTGCAGCATCGCGTAGTCCTCGGCGATCTTCACCGGGTCGTTGGTGGTGATCAGCGTGGTCGCCGTCGACAGCTGCAGGCGGGTGGTGCGCGCGGCGACGTAGGCCAGCGTGGTCGTCGGCGAGGAGGAGAAGAACGGCGGGTTGTGGTGCTCGCCCAGGGCGAAGACGTCCAGCCCCACCTCCTCGGCCTTCTCCGCGATCGCCAGGATCGCCTGGATCCGCTCCGCCTCGCTCGGCGTGCGGCCGGTCGTGGGGTCGGTCGTGACGTCACTGACCGAGAAGATCCCGAACTGCATCGCGGGCTCCTTGTGGTTGAGCGTGCAACTACTACTCCACCGAACGGGTGCAGGTCACAGGACATTCCCAGGCTGCCTGTGCGTGCAGTAGTCGGGTGACCACACGGCGGCGGACCACTCCGTCGGTGACCGTCCCGTGATCTGGTGAGGAGCCACGGGCGTGCGGCCCACTGGGAGTCTGGCGTCCCTCACCTGGATCGCCCGACGGGCCCGGGAGGACGACGGACCGGGGGGAACGGGATGTCGAAGCACTCGCAGGGAGCCGCACCGGACGCCGGGGCCAGCGGCACCAGACGGACGGCCTTCACGGACAACACCGCCGCGGAGCACGCCCCGGCGAGGGGTCTCGACGGGTTGCTGAACACCGGGCCGGTCTTCACGCACGCCGTCCGCGGTTACGACCGCCTCCAGGTCGACGACTACGTGGCCGCGGCCGAGACCGAGCTGCTGGTGCTCCGCCGGGAGAACGAGCACCTGCTCAGCCGCTACGCCGCCTGCTCCGGCGAGCTGCAGAACGCCCGCCGCCGGCTGGCCCAGCTGGTGCGCGAGCGCGAGGCGCTGCCGAGCCCCGAGGACGCGCGCATCCTGGTCGAGCGCGCCCAGGAGGAGGCCGAGCGAGTGCGCACCGAGGCGCGCGCGGAGGCCGAGGCCCGGCTGGCCAAGGTCGCCGAGATGCGGGAGGCGGTGATCGCGCTGCGCGAGCAGGCCCACGGCGAGGTCGCCGGGGTGCGGGCGGAGGCGCAGGCCGCCCGCGAGGAGGCGCACCGCGAGGCCGAGGAGGCGCGGCGCGCGGCGGCGGCCGAGCGCGCACGGCTGGATCGCGAGGCCGCCGAGGCGCGGGCCCGGCGGGAGGCCGAGGCGGCCGCGCGGGCGCAGGAGGAGCGGGCCGCCGTCGCGGCCGAGCTCGCCGCGCTGCACGCCGAGCGGGACCGGGTGCGCGAGACGCTGCGAGTGCTGGGCGGGCACGTCGACGATGCCCTCGCCGGCCTCGCCGAGGTCCTGCGCGGGGACGCGGTCCCCACCGACGAGCTGCCCGACGACGTCTCGGTGCTCGCCGAGCGACGCGACGCCGCGGCCCGTGACGAGACCCCCCGGAAGCCGGGGGCGGACGTCGCCGCGGCGTCCTGACCCGCACTCCCGGCCCGCCGGGCCACCGGCCCCGGGTCGGGTGCGGACGGCTCCGTAACACGCGTCACGCGGGTATCTGGCGCCCTGGTGTTGTCACGGGCAGGTAACGACACGTACGTTCTCCACGTCCGGTCGGTCGTCTCGTCCCCTCCCGGGGAGCCCGGCCGGGCGCCGCCGAGTCGTGTCCGCACCGTGGACGCGAGCCGGGGACCCACCGCAGTCCTGGGGTGAATCGCCTGTCGAGCTCCGCTCGCAGCGCGTAGGGCTTCTTCCCGCCCGAACCCGTCAGCTAACTCGGTAGGCGGCCACGGAAGGAACGGAGAGTCTCCGCATGCCCCGCCTCCGGGCCGCCGTGGCCCGCAGGTGCTGCCGGCCGCGCGTGCACCGCGCCGTCTGAGCCCGGCCGCCTCCCTGCCCCGCTGACCCGGCGCCGCCGACCGCGGCCGCCGGGGACCCGTAGACCGCCGTGCGCCGGTCCCTGCCCGCGAACCGGGCTGCCGCGCGCGCACTCTCCCCTCGGAGCCCCCGCCTTCATGCCCAGCCGTACCCCGAACACGCCTGCCGACGCCGCCGCGACCGCCGAGCTGCCCGTGAGCGACGCCACCGCCGTCCTGGCCGCCGTGGACACCGACGCCCCCGCTGCCGGTCACCGCCGCGGCCGGCGCGCACGTGCCACCCTCCCCGCCCGGACCGGTGCGCGGCGCAGCAGCCCGCCGCTCGGCCCGCGCCGCCCCGCCCTGCTGCTGGCCGCCGCCGCGGCCGGCGCGCTGATCGTCGGCGTGGTCACCACCGGCGGCCCGGCCGCCGAGGCCGGCACCGACACGGCCAGCACCTCGGTCAGCGTGGCCGAGCAGCTCGGCGTCGCCGACGAGCTCCCGGCCGACGCCGCGGCCCCCATGGCGCCGCAGGCCGCCGACCTCGCCCCGCTCGAGGACCTCGCCGCCTCCCGCAGCGAGCGCTCCGCCGAGGAGGCCACCGCCGCCCAGGCGCAGGCCGCCGCCGACCAGGCCGAGCTCGACCGGCGCGCCGCCGAGGAGGCCGCCCGCCGCGCCGCCGAGGAGGAGGCCGCCCGCGCCGCCGCCGAGGCCCAGGCCGCCGCCGAGGCGCAGGCCGCGGCCGAGGCCCAGGCCGCCGCCGAGGCCGCCGAGCGCGCCGCCGCCGCGGAGGAGGCCGCGACCGCACCGGCCCCGGCCCCGGCTGCCACCCCCGCGCCCGCGTCGGCCGCCGCGCCGGCCGCCCGCGGGACCTTCAAGGAGTACGCGCTGAGCAAGGTCGGCAGCGCCGATCAGTTCAGCTGCCTCGAGAACCTGTGGGGCAAGGAGAGCGGCTGGAACCCCAACGCGCAGAACCCGACCAGCACCGCCTACGGCATCCCGCAGTTCCTCGACTCGACGTGGGCCAGCACCGGCATCGCCAAGACCTCCGACGGCTACCGGCAGATCGACGCGGGCCTGATCTACATCGAGGAGCGCTACGGCTCGCCGTGCGCCGCCTGGGCGCACTCGCAGTCCAAGGGCTGGTACTAGGAGGACCCCGGCGCCCCGCGCCTCGCACGCTCGGCGCGGGACCCTGCACCGGGGCCGCGTGGGCCCCACCGCTCGCTCCGCTCGAGGTGGGCCCCTGCGTCGGGGCGGGGTGGTGGACTGCCGGGCATGCGAGTCGTCCCGCCCGGCTTCGTCCGCGCGCACACGCAGGTGCGCCGGCCCTCGCTCGTCCCGGAGGTGCGGCTGCACGTCGCCGACGACGTCGTCGCCCTCTGGGAGGCGATGGAGGACGCGGCCGGCGGTGCCGGTGAGGCACCGCCGTTCTGGGCCGCGGCCTGGCCCGGCGGCCAGGCGCTGGCCCGCGCCGTGCTCGACGGGGCCGTGCCGGTGACCGGCCGCACGGTGCTCGACCTGGGGTCGGGCAGCGGGCTGGTCGCCGTCGCCGCCGTCCTCGCCGGCGCCCGGCACGTGCTGGCCAGCGACGTCGACCCGTTCTCCCGGACGGCGGTCGGCGTCAACGCCGGGCTCAACGGGGTGGGCGGGATCGGCGTCACCGGCGACGTCCTCGACCGGGAGCCCCCGGCCGTCGACGTCGTGCTGGCCGGCGACGTCTGCTACGACCGCGAGATGACCGAGCGGGTGCTGCCCTTCCTCGACCGGGCCCGGGCGCGCGGCTGCGAGGTGCTCGTCGGCGACCCGGGCCGGCCCTACCTCCCCCACGAGCGGCTCGAGCCGGTCGTCCGCTACGACGTGCCCGAGACCGAGGGCCCCGGCCTGCGCCGGACCACGGTGTGGCGGTTGCCGTGAGCGCGCCGGCCCCCTTAGACCTCACGAGCGGCACGGCCGTGGTCGCCTCGGTGCGGGCCGCCCACCCCGGCGCGCCGCCCGGGCGCTTCGACCCGGTTCCCCTCGCGGGGTCCGGCGAGGTCCTGGCCGTCGACTCCTCCGCCGTCGTCCGGCTGACGCACGCCCTGCTGCCCCCGCTGGAGGCGCACCCCGGCGGCATCCGTACCCGGTTCGCCGGGAGCGTCCGGGTGGCCGCCGCCGACGTGGTGCGGCCGGCCCGGCGCGGCCGCTGAGGACGGCGGCGCACCGGTGGCCGTCCACGTCGGCACGTCGGGGTGGAGCTACGAGCACTGGGACGGCGTCCTCTACCCGCCGGGGACGCCGCCCCGCGACCGGCTGGCCCACTACGTCCGCCGGTTCGGCACCGTCGAGCTCAACGCGAGCTTCTACCGCTGGCCCCGGGCGGCGACCTTCGCCGGCTGGCGGGACCGGCTGCCCGAGGACTTCCGGCTGTCGGTCAAGGCGCCGCGG
This region of Geodermatophilus bullaregiensis genomic DNA includes:
- a CDS encoding FMN reductase; the protein is MTTRTLAVVSAGLGVPSSTRLLADRLATATVAALRERGEDAVVEVVELREHARDLADAFVTGFPNAALRAAVGTVTGADGVLAVTPVFTASYSGLFKSFVDVLDEGALTGKPVLLAATAGTARHSLVLEHAMRPLFSHLRAITVPTAVFAAPEDWAGGDGTSRELAGRIARAAGELADVVTGRPASARPADPFADVPSFEDLLRGNP
- a CDS encoding LLM class flavin-dependent oxidoreductase, producing MQFGIFSVSDVTTDPTTGRTPSEAERIQAILAIAEKAEEVGLDVFALGEHHNPPFFSSSPTTTLAYVAARTTRLQLSTATTLITTNDPVKIAEDYAMLQHLAGGRVDLMMGRGNTGPVYPWFGQDIRNGIPLAVENYALLRRLWDSDVVDWSGRYRTPLQGFTSTPRPLDGVPPFVWHGSIRSPQIAEQAAYYGDGFFSNHIFWPEEHTQRMVEFYRSRFEHHGHGSADQAIVGLGGQVFVRRNSQDAVREFRPYFDNAPVYGHGPSLEDFSRETPLTVGSPQQVIERTLGFRDYVGDYQRQLFLVDHAGLPLTTVLEQLDLLGEEVVPVLRREFAALKPAHVPDAPTHASRVAARGGAQDSTVPAPADDVTGRTVEEVSA
- a CDS encoding class I SAM-dependent methyltransferase; the encoded protein is MRVVPPGFVRAHTQVRRPSLVPEVRLHVADDVVALWEAMEDAAGGAGEAPPFWAAAWPGGQALARAVLDGAVPVTGRTVLDLGSGSGLVAVAAVLAGARHVLASDVDPFSRTAVGVNAGLNGVGGIGVTGDVLDREPPAVDVVLAGDVCYDREMTERVLPFLDRARARGCEVLVGDPGRPYLPHERLEPVVRYDVPETEGPGLRRTTVWRLP
- a CDS encoding FMN-binding glutamate synthase family protein; amino-acid sequence: MRGAGRAAVAGLGAVAAVAARDLLQREHTLLRNFPVLGHARYLLESIGPELRQYLVAGDNEERPFTRDQRRWVYASAKRENNYFGFGTDNDLEYTAGYAVINHRTFGRAVPPSHPASAADVSLPSAKVLGGPRGRAHAFRPASVVNVSAMSFGSLSGAAVEALNRGAALAGCLHNTGEGGLSVHHRHGGDLVLQLGTAYFGCRDEEGRFDLGRLRDLVAGAPVRAVEIKLSQGAKPGLGGVLPAAKVSAEIAAARGVREGVDCVSPSRHAEFSDVDSLLDWVELLAAETGLPVGIKSAVGDMAFWDELTELMATTGRGVDFVTVDGGEGGTGAAPLIFTDSVSLPFQLGFARVYAAFARRGLAEQVTFTGGGKLGLPDNAVVAFALGCDTVNVAREAMLAIGCIQAQKCHTDTCPTGVATQNAWLAHGLDPALKSVRLANYLATLRRDLLKVAEACGVEHPGLIDTGSVEILDGRTASTPLGDVYGYEPGWGLPSAADRAEIVRIMTAEDSPQGGAAAPSEDAAG
- a CDS encoding transglycosylase SLT domain-containing protein; the protein is MPSRTPNTPADAAATAELPVSDATAVLAAVDTDAPAAGHRRGRRARATLPARTGARRSSPPLGPRRPALLLAAAAAGALIVGVVTTGGPAAEAGTDTASTSVSVAEQLGVADELPADAAAPMAPQAADLAPLEDLAASRSERSAEEATAAQAQAAADQAELDRRAAEEAARRAAEEEAARAAAEAQAAAEAQAAAEAQAAAEAAERAAAAEEAATAPAPAPAATPAPASAAAPAARGTFKEYALSKVGSADQFSCLENLWGKESGWNPNAQNPTSTAYGIPQFLDSTWASTGIAKTSDGYRQIDAGLIYIEERYGSPCAAWAHSQSKGWY